The Terriglobus roseus sequence AAGAGGCTCGCAAGGCCAAGTTCCAGGGTGAAGTGCTGGTACACCTTGTCGTCGATGCGACCGGTCGACCGACCCAGATCCGCGTGGTTCGGCCCGTCGGCATGGGGCTGGACGAAAAGGCTCGGGAGGCGGTTGCACAGTGGAAGTTTGCTCCGGCCAAAAAAGGCGGCGTAAGCGTTCCAGTGGAGTTGAACGTCGCCGTGAACTTCCAGATTTTCTAGCTGGTCCCGTAGTGCAGACAGGAAAGCCCGGCGTGCAGCCGGGCTTTCCTGTGTTTGCTGTGGAACTACAGCGTCGAGATGCTGTGCCGCTTGAGTCCTGCGTGCAGCAACTGCTCTGCAGTGATGCCCTTGATGTGAATGCCGGTGCCAGCAGGTTGCGTGACGTCGGGAACCTGCTTCTGCGTCAGGACACCTGCTTCGAGCAGCGCGGTGTTCGCTTCGTCTGCAGACTCGTAGGCGAATTCGTAGAACTCTGCCGCAGACGTCGCGCTGCCGACCCGCACGCGAACCGTCTGGCCCTGCTGGAACATGCTCAGGGTCAGATCACCCAGCATAGTCTGCGCCGGTGCGTTGAGTTCGTTGACGTCCGCAATGCTGATGTCGCTGGGTTGCGTCAGGCCAGATCGCGAATGCTCTGCCGCTTCCACCCGCCGTGCGCCTGATTGAATGTCCTGATCGTTTGTCATACGGTCTCTGATGGCCTCGTCGAGCGGCGAGTTGTGGTGCCGTCCAAAGTGCTACCGCAGACTCGGGACAGATATCTCATCGAAAGTCATATTCTCCGCGGTCGATCCGCTGCGTTCCTTCCAATCCAGGAACATGCGACCGTAGCTGTCGGTGAAACACCACTCGCGGGGAATATTCAGGCGCTCCAGGGCCCGATCGATCCACTCCGGCTGGCCCTCCAGCTCTGCAAAGTCGCCAATGGGCGTCTCGTCCAGCACCAGAGCGCCTTCGCCGTCATGGAATTCTGTCCGGAACTTTTCGTAGCGGAAGACCGGTGTGTAGCCAAGCTCTACAAACACGGCTCCCATCGCGGCGCCGTCGCCGACGACCGTCTCCGTTTCGAGGCGTTCCTTGTAGAACGAACTGTCGTCGTTATGGGCTGGCGGGCGTTTGTGGGTCAACACCCACTGTCCACCGTATTCGCGCAGGCGCAGCACCTGACGTTCGCTCAGAAGGCGACGCTCCGGTGTGTCGAACAGCGCGTTGCGCTCCATGGTGCGCGGCGTTTGCAGAGCAAAGCCGGCGGCAAGCGCCCGTGCGCGGAATTCGCGCGGATCAGGTACGCAGAACTTAAGCTCAATCTCCGCGTGCGACATGTGCCGAGTATAGGCGCATGCACCCGCACCGCATGAGGGAAAGAAGTACTATAGTGCGGTGAATTCTGCCATGACACAACGTGCTGCACAGGGGACGGTTCATCTCTCCGCGGACAGGCCTGCGGATGTGAAAGAAGCCGCAGTCACGCTGTCGAAGGGCGGCCTTGTCGCCATGCCCACGGAGACGGTCTACGGCCTGGCGGCAAACGCACTGGATGCCGCGGCGGTCGAGAGCATCTTTATCGCCAAGCAGCGGCCGCATTGGGATCCGCTGATTGTTCATGTGAGTGACGTGACGATGCTGGAACGTGTCGTGCGCCAGGTGCCTGAGGCTGCACTTCCGCTCATCAATGCGTTCTGGCCCGGCCCTCTAACGCTGCTGCTGCCTCGACACCTTGACCTGCCAGAGGCCGTGACCGCCGGCCGCGACCTAGTCGGGGTTCGCATGCCGTCTCATCCAGTCGCGCTCTCCCTGATCCGCGAGGCGAACCTTCCGCTAGCGGCGCCGAGCGCCAATCTTTTCGGGCATATCAGCCCGACGACCGTGGCGCATGTCCTTGCAGATCTGAATGGCCGCATCGATGCTGTGCTGGATGCGGGCCCTTGCCATATCGGTCTTGAATCCACCGTGCTGGATCCCACCGCATCGCCCATGGTGCTCTACCGTCAGGGTGGTGTCAGCCCCGCGCAGATTGAAGCCGTGGTCAAGCGGAAGATTACTGTGTACCGGCGCACGGAAGACGTGACAAAGGCTGCTGCCCGGCCTGAGAGCCTGCCTTCACCTGGGGTTGGCATTCGCCACTATGCCCCGCGCGCGCGGCTGATGCTGGTGCACACACA is a genomic window containing:
- a CDS encoding class IV adenylate cyclase, whose translation is MSHAEIELKFCVPDPREFRARALAAGFALQTPRTMERNALFDTPERRLLSERQVLRLREYGGQWVLTHKRPPAHNDDSSFYKERLETETVVGDGAAMGAVFVELGYTPVFRYEKFRTEFHDGEGALVLDETPIGDFAELEGQPEWIDRALERLNIPREWCFTDSYGRMFLDWKERSGSTAENMTFDEISVPSLR
- a CDS encoding L-threonylcarbamoyladenylate synthase, which translates into the protein MTQRAAQGTVHLSADRPADVKEAAVTLSKGGLVAMPTETVYGLAANALDAAAVESIFIAKQRPHWDPLIVHVSDVTMLERVVRQVPEAALPLINAFWPGPLTLLLPRHLDLPEAVTAGRDLVGVRMPSHPVALSLIREANLPLAAPSANLFGHISPTTVAHVLADLNGRIDAVLDAGPCHIGLESTVLDPTASPMVLYRQGGVSPAQIEAVVKRKITVYRRTEDVTKAAARPESLPSPGVGIRHYAPRARLMLVHTQGDLDDLLHHVTPERTGVLLPLGWTAPGWTGKEFQWECWNDPAALARTLYTGLRALDAMRVNTIVCPLPPASDEPLVEAIRDRLLKAARET